The Clostridia bacterium genome includes a window with the following:
- a CDS encoding EamA family transporter gives MLFKNEESKVIAAYIAVCILWGSTYLAIRIGVSTFPPVLFAGIRFLIAGALMLLFARLRGLEFPTNLKSVRDQSIVGLFLLLGGNGLVVWAEQYVHSGIAALLVATIPLFMAVIELLIPGRPRIDFKGWLGLLVGFSGVAMLVLSNSGAGSVEIKGAVALLIAAFLWAIGSVYSKGFIPTGSVITNIAIQMLAGGIGLVIIGIVLGELPHVNLSTKGIGALLYLIVFGSWFGYSSYIYVLQKWPAAKAGTYAYVNPPVAVLLGALILGEPFTLTVLFSTVVILAGVLLVQLSKTKSIVKIEAKEEGPSM, from the coding sequence ATGCTTTTTAAGAATGAAGAATCGAAAGTAATCGCTGCATACATTGCAGTTTGCATATTATGGGGCTCTACATATCTTGCAATAAGAATCGGTGTCAGCACATTCCCTCCAGTGCTTTTTGCAGGGATAAGATTTTTGATAGCAGGTGCACTGATGTTGCTTTTTGCCCGTCTTAGGGGTTTGGAGTTCCCGACCAATCTAAAAAGCGTCAGGGATCAGTCCATAGTAGGATTGTTCCTGCTATTGGGAGGCAATGGCCTGGTAGTGTGGGCAGAGCAGTATGTACACTCTGGAATCGCAGCCTTGCTGGTTGCCACGATACCTCTTTTCATGGCTGTAATCGAGCTTCTCATACCCGGAAGACCAAGAATAGATTTTAAAGGCTGGCTGGGTCTGCTTGTTGGATTCTCAGGAGTTGCAATGCTTGTACTTTCAAACTCAGGAGCAGGCAGTGTGGAAATCAAGGGTGCTGTGGCACTTCTAATTGCAGCCTTTTTATGGGCAATCGGCTCTGTATATTCAAAAGGCTTTATACCAACAGGCTCAGTAATTACGAATATAGCCATCCAGATGCTGGCCGGTGGAATCGGTTTGGTAATTATCGGAATAGTCCTCGGAGAGCTTCCTCATGTGAACCTCTCAACAAAGGGAATTGGTGCGTTGCTTTACCTGATTGTCTTCGGTTCTTGGTTTGGGTATTCCTCCTACATTTATGTATTGCAAAAATGGCCTGCTGCGAAAGCCGGCACCTATGCCTATGTGAATCCCCCCGTAGCCGTCTTGCTGGGGGCGCTGATACTGGGTGAACCCTTTACCCTTACTGTACTGTTTTCAACAGTTGTCATACTTGCCGGAGTGCTGCTTGTGCAGCTCTCCAAGACCAAAAGCATAGTTAAGATAGAAGCAAAGGAAGAAGGCCCTTCAATGTAG
- a CDS encoding GNAT family N-acetyltransferase, with product MKVEALRKERVEDFKEYCRKHRPEVDDSFLYEEDLKSFEPYVDNPTYIIIGRQGELAAAASLIIDDYNRRGKKGRFRIFHSEIEDFDCYNLLFQSILKHIDGLDKLFVYVPIVNGKMLEYIEGLKFNVDRYSYLLVRENLEVPEFSFPEGYEIKTFESGCDENSWCEVRNAGFAKLKGSDTPITPEMVAKMIAGEDNIEGGSMILYHNERPVGVIRGAKDEYEDSPIMNIGPLAIIPEYQGKGLGRSLLRASLKFAKEMAYKRTILCVNAENERAKALYIQEGFKQVEAVVCYKYDLINNKKP from the coding sequence ATGAAGGTTGAAGCTTTGAGAAAAGAGAGGGTTGAAGATTTTAAGGAGTACTGCAGGAAACATAGACCGGAGGTTGATGATTCATTCCTATATGAAGAGGATTTGAAAAGCTTTGAACCCTATGTAGATAATCCAACTTATATAATTATAGGTCGACAAGGTGAATTGGCAGCCGCAGCTTCTCTTATAATTGATGATTATAATAGGAGAGGGAAAAAGGGACGCTTTAGGATATTTCATTCTGAAATTGAGGATTTTGATTGTTACAATTTGTTGTTTCAGTCAATTCTAAAGCACATCGACGGCTTAGATAAGCTCTTTGTATATGTGCCGATTGTAAACGGAAAAATGCTGGAATACATTGAAGGTTTAAAATTCAATGTGGATAGATACTCATACCTACTCGTAAGGGAAAACTTGGAAGTCCCTGAGTTCAGTTTTCCGGAAGGATATGAAATTAAGACCTTTGAATCAGGCTGTGATGAGAATTCATGGTGTGAAGTACGAAATGCAGGTTTTGCCAAGCTCAAGGGGAGTGATACACCTATAACGCCGGAAATGGTTGCAAAGATGATTGCGGGCGAAGACAATATCGAAGGAGGCTCAATGATACTCTATCACAACGAAAGACCTGTGGGTGTAATACGAGGAGCTAAGGATGAATATGAAGACTCACCCATAATGAATATCGGACCTCTTGCCATAATACCGGAATACCAGGGTAAAGGCTTGGGAAGAAGTTTGCTCAGGGCATCACTCAAATTTGCAAAGGAAATGGCGTACAAAAGGACGATACTCTGCGTGAACGCTGAGAATGAGAGGGCAAAAGCCTTGTATATTCAGGAGGGCTTCAAACAGGTCGAAGCTGTTGTATGCTATAAATATGATCTGATAAATAACAAAAAACCTTGA
- a CDS encoding GNAT family N-acetyltransferase produces MKVEELRKERIEDFKEYCRKHKLEVDDTFLHEDEDFKDFEPNEENPTYIITNQQEQIIATASLIIDDYFRKGKKGRFRIFHSEMEDVNCYKMLLQAILKHTEGLDKIFLHIPIVNKKLIGFIEGLDFNVERYSYLLLREDIEVPESNFPEDYEVRSFILGSDEEAFCEIRNSSFAKLMGSETPRTPEMVAKMMSGVDHIEGGVMILYHREGPVGVVRGVKDDYEGSPIMVIEPLAIIPEYQGKGLGRSLLRASLRFAKEKSYKRTLLSVNAENERAKALYIQEGFKQVEASVCYKYDL; encoded by the coding sequence ATGAAGGTTGAAGAATTGAGAAAAGAGAGAATCGAAGATTTTAAAGAGTATTGCAGGAAGCATAAGCTGGAAGTCGACGATACCTTCCTGCATGAGGATGAAGACTTCAAAGACTTTGAACCAAACGAAGAAAATCCTACCTACATTATCACCAACCAACAAGAACAAATAATAGCAACAGCTTCACTAATAATTGATGATTATTTTAGGAAAGGGAAAAAAGGGCGCTTTAGAATATTTCATTCTGAAATGGAAGATGTTAATTGCTATAAAATGCTGCTCCAAGCTATTCTAAAGCATACAGAGGGTTTGGACAAGATTTTTTTGCATATACCGATTGTTAACAAAAAACTGATTGGGTTTATTGAAGGTTTGGATTTTAATGTTGAAAGGTATTCCTACCTACTCCTTAGAGAGGACATAGAGGTACCGGAGTCCAATTTTCCGGAGGACTATGAAGTCAGATCATTCATATTGGGAAGTGATGAAGAAGCCTTTTGTGAGATTAGAAATTCAAGTTTTGCAAAACTAATGGGAAGTGAGACACCCCGTACGCCGGAAATGGTAGCAAAGATGATGTCAGGCGTAGACCACATAGAAGGCGGCGTAATGATACTATATCATAGGGAAGGACCCGTAGGAGTGGTCAGAGGTGTGAAGGACGATTATGAAGGTTCTCCGATAATGGTTATCGAACCACTTGCCATAATACCGGAATACCAGGGCAAAGGCTTGGGAAGAAGCTTGCTCAGAGCATCACTGCGCTTTGCCAAGGAAAAGTCATACAAAAGGACATTGCTCAGTGTAAATGCGGAGAATGAAAGGGCAAAAGCCTTATATATCCAAGAGGGCTTCAAACAGGTGGAAGCTTCTGTATGCTATAAATATGATCTTTAA
- a CDS encoding CD3324 family protein produces MRYVKAEVILPDNLVREIQKYIQGEYLYIPSQPEKRKKWGENSGNREYMKNRNEDIRSKYNNGYAIANLAEEFFLSIDSIKKIIYTNK; encoded by the coding sequence GTGAGATATGTAAAAGCAGAAGTGATTTTACCGGATAATCTGGTTAGAGAAATTCAAAAGTATATACAAGGTGAATATTTATATATTCCTTCTCAACCTGAGAAAAGAAAAAAATGGGGTGAAAACTCGGGGAATAGAGAGTATATGAAAAATAGGAACGAAGATATACGCAGCAAGTACAATAACGGATATGCTATTGCCAATTTAGCTGAAGAATTCTTTCTTTCTATTGATAGTATTAAGAAAATTATATATACGAATAAATAG
- a CDS encoding copper amine oxidase N-terminal domain-containing protein, translating to MKRYKFMAIVLSLILIAATGLTGCNATDKLELVNALEKSAKMTSWESQSKINLKNVNFDTNIEDLLVFQLFIPLLDNMSFEVNQKVNQNSQGTKSVMQTDTKAVTSDITEQTTLWASYDFEQQPPVIRQIMKLPDTLTASLPEDLAGKEYFVMDQKDLPGEEQLNPQEYAEMVQSLNDFQSNLIELLKEHALHIDPNFVVINQLEDKVVDGERLSVYQLKLDNKSLKTIMKYVLSELSENEQAKDIIKELILASSAIAEGTEASQDLDMALDTLTNGDKSLKDELDRIMTALEDVTMLGSRGIEINFQINKDGYIVNQNGVFDFYMDSQEVEDAFEKLAGETEYDGKETYKFTFGLAMEFNTDINNINQEVKIDFPVVTKENSFDFNDFVGIAPSFSRKLVKQGSNAVRLDFSNTSSEKVLPVKLGNKTFIPLAPISQTLGLKYELQKNGEFALNTDKGKIKGKAGSTEVMIDDKKQYLPLPVMKIENQIFVPDQFFKQCLGAGMYYNEKTRELMMQKR from the coding sequence ATGAAAAGATATAAATTTATGGCAATAGTGCTTTCTCTTATACTCATTGCAGCGACTGGCTTGACTGGGTGCAATGCAACAGATAAGCTGGAGCTTGTAAACGCCTTGGAGAAATCCGCAAAGATGACATCCTGGGAAAGCCAAAGTAAAATCAATTTAAAAAATGTGAATTTTGACACCAATATTGAAGATTTGCTTGTGTTTCAACTTTTTATCCCGTTATTAGATAATATGAGCTTTGAAGTTAATCAGAAGGTCAATCAAAACAGCCAAGGAACCAAATCAGTTATGCAAACAGATACCAAAGCGGTTACCTCCGATATTACAGAACAAACCACCCTTTGGGCATCCTATGACTTTGAGCAGCAGCCTCCGGTAATACGGCAGATAATGAAGCTGCCCGACACCTTGACTGCCAGCCTGCCGGAAGATTTGGCAGGGAAAGAGTACTTTGTTATGGATCAAAAGGACCTACCTGGAGAAGAGCAGCTGAACCCTCAGGAATATGCCGAAATGGTGCAATCGTTAAATGATTTCCAATCAAACCTGATTGAGCTCTTAAAGGAGCATGCACTACATATAGACCCTAACTTTGTAGTGATAAACCAATTGGAAGATAAGGTTGTGGATGGCGAAAGACTGTCTGTATACCAGCTAAAGCTTGATAATAAGTCCCTTAAAACTATTATGAAGTATGTATTGTCTGAGCTGTCTGAGAATGAGCAGGCAAAAGATATCATTAAAGAGTTAATATTAGCTTCAAGTGCTATTGCGGAAGGTACTGAGGCCAGCCAGGACTTGGATATGGCACTTGACACGCTTACGAATGGAGACAAAAGTCTCAAAGATGAACTGGACCGTATAATGACTGCCTTGGAGGATGTCACTATGCTGGGCAGCCGGGGAATAGAAATAAACTTCCAAATAAACAAGGATGGCTATATTGTCAACCAGAATGGAGTGTTTGACTTCTATATGGATTCTCAAGAGGTTGAAGATGCTTTTGAGAAGCTTGCCGGAGAAACAGAGTATGATGGAAAGGAAACATATAAATTTACCTTTGGTCTTGCTATGGAATTCAATACTGATATCAATAATATCAACCAAGAAGTAAAAATTGACTTTCCTGTGGTTACCAAAGAAAATTCCTTCGATTTTAATGATTTCGTGGGTATCGCCCCCAGCTTCAGCCGCAAGCTTGTAAAGCAGGGCAGCAATGCTGTAAGGCTTGACTTCAGCAATACCTCAAGTGAAAAGGTACTTCCTGTGAAGCTGGGCAATAAAACCTTTATTCCATTAGCCCCAATCAGTCAAACCCTTGGATTGAAGTATGAATTGCAAAAAAACGGTGAGTTTGCTCTGAATACTGATAAGGGTAAAATCAAAGGAAAAGCCGGCAGCACAGAGGTCATGATAGATGATAAGAAACAGTATCTGCCCTTGCCTGTAATGAAAATTGAAAACCAGATTTTTGTTCCCGACCAGTTTTTCAAGCAGTGTCTGGGCGCTGGAATGTACTACAATGAAAAAACCAGGGAGTTAATGATGCAAAAAAGATAA